A single genomic interval of Oryctolagus cuniculus chromosome 19, mOryCun1.1, whole genome shotgun sequence harbors:
- the ATXN2L gene encoding ataxin-2-like protein isoform X12, which yields MLKPQPPQQTSQPQQPPPTQQAVARRPPGGTSPPNGGLPGPLAAAAAATPPGPPAAASPCLGPAAAAGTGLRRGAEGILAPQPPPPPQQPPPHQERPGAGAIGSARGQSTGKGPPQSPVFEGVYNNSRMLHFLTAVVGSTCDVKVKNGTTYEGIFKTLSSKFELAVDAVHRKASEPAGGPRREDIVDTMVFKPSDVMLVHFRNVDFNYATKDKFTDSAIAMNSKVNGEHKEKVLQRWEGGDSNSDDYDLESDMSNGWDPNEMFKFNEENYGVKTTYDSSLSSYTVPLEKDNSEEFRQRELRAAQLAREIESSPQYRLRIAMENDDGRTEEEKHSAVQRQSSGRESPSLASREGKYIPLPQRVREGPRGGVRCSSSRGGRPGLSALPPRGPHHLDNSSPGPGSEARGINGGPSRMSPKAQRPLRGAKTLSSPSSRPSGEASVPSPPAALPFLPVGRMYPPRSPKSAAPAPISASCPEPPIGSAVATSSASIPVTSSVADGGVGSISPASPKISLAPTDVKELSAKEPGRTLEPQELARITGKVPGLQNEQKRFQLEELRKFGAQFKLQPSSSPETSLDPFPPRILKEEAKGKEKEVDGLLTSEPLASPVSSKTESVSDKEDKTPLVPAGGTEGPEQPPPPCPSQTGSPPVGLIKGDDKDEGPVAEQVKKSTLNPNAKEFNPTKPLLSVNKSTSTPTSPGPRTHSTPSIPVLTGQSGLYSPQYISYIPQIHMGPAVQAPQMYPYPVSNSVPGQQGKYRGAKGSLPPQRSDQHQPASAPPMMQAAAAAGPPLVAATPYSSYIPYNPQQFPGQPAMMQPMAHYPSQPVFAPMLQSNPRMLTSGSHPQAIVSSSTPQYPSAEQPTPQALYATVHQSYPHHATQLHAHQPQPATTPTGSQPQSQHAAPSPVQHQAGQAPHLGSGQPQQNLYHPGALTGTPPSLPPGPSAQSPQSSFPQPAAVYAIHPHQQLPHGFTNMAHVTQAHVQTGITAAPPPHPGAPHPPQVMLLHPPQSHGGPPQGAVPQSGVPALSASTPSPYPYIGHPQGEQPGQAPGFPGGADDRILQSHPSQQLPFHPPGN from the exons gggacagagcacaggaaagggaCCCCCACAGTCACCT GTGTTTGAAGGTGTCTATAACAATTCCAGAATGCTGCATTTCCTTACAGCTGTTGTG GGCTCCACTTGTGACGTAAAAGTGAAGAATGGCACCACCTACGAGGGTATCTTCAAGACACTGAGCTCAAAG TTTGAACTCGCCGTAGATGCTGTGCACCGGAAAGCGTCTGAGCCAGCAGGCGGCCCCCGTCGGGAAGATATTGTGGACACCATGGTGTTTAAGCCAAGTGATGTCATGCTCGTCCACTTCCGAAATGTCGACTTCAATTACGCTACTAAAG ACAAGTTCACCGATTCAGCCATTGCCATGAACTCGAAGGTGAACGGGGAACACAAAGAGAAGGTGCTTCAGCGCTGGGAGGGGGGCGACAGCAACAGCGACGACTACGACCTGGAGTCAGACATG TCCAATGGATGGGACCCCAATGAAATGTTCAAGTTCAATGAGGAGAACTACGGTGTGAAGACTACCTACGATAGTAGTCTCTCTTCTTACAC GGTGCCCTTAGAAAAGGACAACTCTGAAGAGTTCCGTCAGCGGGAGCTGCGCGCAGCCCAGCTGGCACGAGAGATTGAGTCCAGCCCCCAGTACCGCCTGCGGATCGCCATGGAGAATGACGATGGGCGCACCGAAGAGGAGAAGCACAGTGCGGTCCAACGGCAGAGTTCCGGGCGCGAGAGCCCCAGCTTGGCGTCCAG GGAAGGGAAGTACATCCCTCTGCCTCAGCGTGTTCGCGAGGGGCCTCGGGGAGGAGTGCGCTGCAGCAGCTCTCGGGGTGGCCGGCCCGGCCTGAGCGCTCTGCCGCCTCGTGGCCCTCACCATCTGGACAacagcagccctggcccaggctccGAGGCACGAGGCATCAACGGAG gcccTTCCCGCATGTCCCCTAAGGCACAGCGGCCCCTGCGAGGTGCCAAGACTCTGTCCTCGCCCAGCAGCAGGCCCTCTGGGGAAGCTTCTGTCCCATCTCCCCCTGCAG CTCTCCCTTTTCTTCCAGTGGGCCGGATGTACCCGCCACGCTCGCCCAAGTCTGCTGCACCTGCCCCAATCTCAGCTTCCTGTCCTGAGCCTCCCATCGGTTCGGCAGTGGCAACTTCTTCAGCCTCCATCCCTGTGACCTCATCCGTCGCAGATGGTGGCGTGGGTTCCATTTCCCCAGCTTCTCCAAAGATCTCACTGGCCCCTACAGATG TAAAAGAACTGTCCGCCAAGGAACCCGGCCGGACTCTGGAGCCCCAGGAACTGGCCCGGATAACTGGGAAAG TCCCTGGCCTTCAGAATGAACAGAAACGATTTCAGCTGGAAGAACTGAGGAAGTTTGGGGCCCAGTTCAAG cttcagcccagtaGCTCCCCTGAGACCAGCCTGGATCCTTTTCCTCCTCGGATCTTAAAGGAGGAAGccaaagggaaggaaaaggaggtCGATGGTCTGTTGACCTCAGAGCCCTTGGCATCCCCGGTCTCCTCTAAGACAGAGTCCGTATCGGATAAAGAGGACAAAACACCCCTGGTACCAGCTGGAGGCACCGAGGGGCCAGAACAGCCCCCACCACCTTGTCCAAGCCAAACTGGCAGCCCCCCAGTGGGCCTCATCAAGGGAGATGACAAGGATGAGGGCCCTGTTGCTGA ACAAGTAAAGAAATCAACGTTGAACCCTAATGCCAAGGAATTCAATCCTACAAAGCCTCTGCTATCTGTG AACAAATCCACCAGTACCCCAACTTCTCCAGGGCCCCGGACTCACTCAACTCCCTCCATCCCGGTGCTGACAGGCCAGAGCGGGCTCTACAGCCCCCAGTATATCTCCTACATACCTCAGATTCACATGGGACCAGCTGTGCAG GCGCCCCAGATGTATCCATATCCTGTATCCAATTCAGTGCCTGGGCAGCAGGGCAAGTaccggggagcaaaag GCTCTCTGCCCCCCCAGCGCTCGGACCAGCACCAGCCAGCCTCAGCCCCGCCCATGATGcaggctgccgccgccgccggcccacCCCTGGTGGCTGCCACACCATATTCTTCCTACATCCCCTACAACCCCCAGCAGTTCCCAGGCCAGCCTGCTATGATGCAACCCATGGCCCACTACCCCTCACAG CCCGTGTTTGCCCCCATGCTTCAAAGCAATCCACGCATGCTGACGTCGGGCAGCCACCCCCAGGCCATTGTGTCATCCTCCACCCCTCAGTACCCTTCTGCAGAGCAGCCCACCCCCCAAGCCCTTTATG CCACTGTTCACCAGTCCTATCCGCACCATGCCACGCAGCTCCACGCCCACCAGCCGCAGCCGGCAACCACGCCTACTGGGAGCCAGCCGCAGTCTCAGCATGCGGCCCCCAGTCCTGTCCAG CATCAGGCGGGGCAGGCCCCACACCTGGGCAGTGGACAGCCACAGCAGAATCTGTACCACCCAGGGGCCCTGACAGGCACGCCGCCCTCTCTGCCACCGGGACCTTCTGCCCAGTCCCCTCAGAGCAGCTTCCCCCAGCCAGCCGCTGTGTATGCCATCCACCCCCACCAGCAGCTGCCCCACGGCTTCACCAACATGGCCCATGTTACCCAG GCCCATGTCCAAACTGGAATCacagcagccccgccccctcaccctGGGGCTCCCCACCCGCCCCAGGTGATGCTGCTGCACCCACCCCAGAGCCATGGGGGGCCCCCCCAAGGCGCGGTGCCCCAGAGTGGGGTGCCTGCACTCTCAGCTTCCACACCCTCACCCTACCCCTACATCGGACACCCCCAAGGTGAGCAGCCTGGCCAGGCGCCTGGATTTCCAGGAGGAGCCGATGACAGGATTC TTCAATCTCATccctcccagcagctccccttccaccCCCCGGGGAACTGA
- the ATXN2L gene encoding ataxin-2-like protein isoform X18: MLKPQPPQQTSQPQQPPPTQQAVARRPPGGTSPPNGGLPGPLAAAAAATPPGPPAAASPCLGPAAAAGTGLRRGAEGILAPQPPPPPQQPPPHQERPGAGAIGSARGQSTGKGPPQSPVFEGVYNNSRMLHFLTAVVGSTCDVKVKNGTTYEGIFKTLSSKFELAVDAVHRKASEPAGGPRREDIVDTMVFKPSDVMLVHFRNVDFNYATKDKFTDSAIAMNSKVNGEHKEKVLQRWEGGDSNSDDYDLESDMSNGWDPNEMFKFNEENYGVKTTYDSSLSSYTVPLEKDNSEEFRQRELRAAQLAREIESSPQYRLRIAMENDDGRTEEEKHSAVQRQSSGRESPSLASREGKYIPLPQRVREGPRGGVRCSSSRGGRPGLSALPPRGPHHLDNSSPGPGSEARGINGGPSRMSPKAQRPLRGAKTLSSPSSRPSGEASVPSPPAALPFLPVGRMYPPRSPKSAAPAPISASCPEPPIGSAVATSSASIPVTSSVADGGVGSISPASPKISLAPTDVKELSAKEPGRTLEPQELARITGKVPGLQNEQKRFQLEELRKFGAQFKLQPSSSPETSLDPFPPRILKEEAKGKEKEVDGLLTSEPLASPVSSKTESVSDKEDKTPLVPAGGTEGPEQPPPPCPSQTGSPPVGLIKGDDKDEGPVAEQVKKSTLNPNAKEFNPTKPLLSVNKSTSTPTSPGPRTHSTPSIPVLTGQSGLYSPQYISYIPQIHMGPAVQAPQMYPYPVSNSVPGQQGKYRGAKGSLPPQRSDQHQPASAPPMMQAAAAAGPPLVAATPYSSYIPYNPQQFPGQPAMMQPMAHYPSQQPVFAPMLQSNPRMLTSGSHPQAIVSSSTPQYPSAEQPTPQALYATVHQSYPHHATQLHAHQPQPATTPTGSQPQSQHAAPSPVQHQAGQAPHLGSGQPQQNLYHPGALTGTPPSLPPGPSAQSPQSSFPQPAAVYAIHPHQQLPHGFTNMAHVTQAHVQTGITAAPPPHPGAPHPPQVMLLHPPQSHGGPPQGAVPQSGVPALSASTPSPYPYIGHPQVQSHPSQQLPFHPPGN; encoded by the exons gggacagagcacaggaaagggaCCCCCACAGTCACCT GTGTTTGAAGGTGTCTATAACAATTCCAGAATGCTGCATTTCCTTACAGCTGTTGTG GGCTCCACTTGTGACGTAAAAGTGAAGAATGGCACCACCTACGAGGGTATCTTCAAGACACTGAGCTCAAAG TTTGAACTCGCCGTAGATGCTGTGCACCGGAAAGCGTCTGAGCCAGCAGGCGGCCCCCGTCGGGAAGATATTGTGGACACCATGGTGTTTAAGCCAAGTGATGTCATGCTCGTCCACTTCCGAAATGTCGACTTCAATTACGCTACTAAAG ACAAGTTCACCGATTCAGCCATTGCCATGAACTCGAAGGTGAACGGGGAACACAAAGAGAAGGTGCTTCAGCGCTGGGAGGGGGGCGACAGCAACAGCGACGACTACGACCTGGAGTCAGACATG TCCAATGGATGGGACCCCAATGAAATGTTCAAGTTCAATGAGGAGAACTACGGTGTGAAGACTACCTACGATAGTAGTCTCTCTTCTTACAC GGTGCCCTTAGAAAAGGACAACTCTGAAGAGTTCCGTCAGCGGGAGCTGCGCGCAGCCCAGCTGGCACGAGAGATTGAGTCCAGCCCCCAGTACCGCCTGCGGATCGCCATGGAGAATGACGATGGGCGCACCGAAGAGGAGAAGCACAGTGCGGTCCAACGGCAGAGTTCCGGGCGCGAGAGCCCCAGCTTGGCGTCCAG GGAAGGGAAGTACATCCCTCTGCCTCAGCGTGTTCGCGAGGGGCCTCGGGGAGGAGTGCGCTGCAGCAGCTCTCGGGGTGGCCGGCCCGGCCTGAGCGCTCTGCCGCCTCGTGGCCCTCACCATCTGGACAacagcagccctggcccaggctccGAGGCACGAGGCATCAACGGAG gcccTTCCCGCATGTCCCCTAAGGCACAGCGGCCCCTGCGAGGTGCCAAGACTCTGTCCTCGCCCAGCAGCAGGCCCTCTGGGGAAGCTTCTGTCCCATCTCCCCCTGCAG CTCTCCCTTTTCTTCCAGTGGGCCGGATGTACCCGCCACGCTCGCCCAAGTCTGCTGCACCTGCCCCAATCTCAGCTTCCTGTCCTGAGCCTCCCATCGGTTCGGCAGTGGCAACTTCTTCAGCCTCCATCCCTGTGACCTCATCCGTCGCAGATGGTGGCGTGGGTTCCATTTCCCCAGCTTCTCCAAAGATCTCACTGGCCCCTACAGATG TAAAAGAACTGTCCGCCAAGGAACCCGGCCGGACTCTGGAGCCCCAGGAACTGGCCCGGATAACTGGGAAAG TCCCTGGCCTTCAGAATGAACAGAAACGATTTCAGCTGGAAGAACTGAGGAAGTTTGGGGCCCAGTTCAAG cttcagcccagtaGCTCCCCTGAGACCAGCCTGGATCCTTTTCCTCCTCGGATCTTAAAGGAGGAAGccaaagggaaggaaaaggaggtCGATGGTCTGTTGACCTCAGAGCCCTTGGCATCCCCGGTCTCCTCTAAGACAGAGTCCGTATCGGATAAAGAGGACAAAACACCCCTGGTACCAGCTGGAGGCACCGAGGGGCCAGAACAGCCCCCACCACCTTGTCCAAGCCAAACTGGCAGCCCCCCAGTGGGCCTCATCAAGGGAGATGACAAGGATGAGGGCCCTGTTGCTGA ACAAGTAAAGAAATCAACGTTGAACCCTAATGCCAAGGAATTCAATCCTACAAAGCCTCTGCTATCTGTG AACAAATCCACCAGTACCCCAACTTCTCCAGGGCCCCGGACTCACTCAACTCCCTCCATCCCGGTGCTGACAGGCCAGAGCGGGCTCTACAGCCCCCAGTATATCTCCTACATACCTCAGATTCACATGGGACCAGCTGTGCAG GCGCCCCAGATGTATCCATATCCTGTATCCAATTCAGTGCCTGGGCAGCAGGGCAAGTaccggggagcaaaag GCTCTCTGCCCCCCCAGCGCTCGGACCAGCACCAGCCAGCCTCAGCCCCGCCCATGATGcaggctgccgccgccgccggcccacCCCTGGTGGCTGCCACACCATATTCTTCCTACATCCCCTACAACCCCCAGCAGTTCCCAGGCCAGCCTGCTATGATGCAACCCATGGCCCACTACCCCTCACAG CAGCCCGTGTTTGCCCCCATGCTTCAAAGCAATCCACGCATGCTGACGTCGGGCAGCCACCCCCAGGCCATTGTGTCATCCTCCACCCCTCAGTACCCTTCTGCAGAGCAGCCCACCCCCCAAGCCCTTTATG CCACTGTTCACCAGTCCTATCCGCACCATGCCACGCAGCTCCACGCCCACCAGCCGCAGCCGGCAACCACGCCTACTGGGAGCCAGCCGCAGTCTCAGCATGCGGCCCCCAGTCCTGTCCAG CATCAGGCGGGGCAGGCCCCACACCTGGGCAGTGGACAGCCACAGCAGAATCTGTACCACCCAGGGGCCCTGACAGGCACGCCGCCCTCTCTGCCACCGGGACCTTCTGCCCAGTCCCCTCAGAGCAGCTTCCCCCAGCCAGCCGCTGTGTATGCCATCCACCCCCACCAGCAGCTGCCCCACGGCTTCACCAACATGGCCCATGTTACCCAG GCCCATGTCCAAACTGGAATCacagcagccccgccccctcaccctGGGGCTCCCCACCCGCCCCAGGTGATGCTGCTGCACCCACCCCAGAGCCATGGGGGGCCCCCCCAAGGCGCGGTGCCCCAGAGTGGGGTGCCTGCACTCTCAGCTTCCACACCCTCACCCTACCCCTACATCGGACACCCCCAAG TTCAATCTCATccctcccagcagctccccttccaccCCCCGGGGAACTGA
- the ATXN2L gene encoding ataxin-2-like protein isoform X10, with protein MLKPQPPQQTSQPQQPPPTQQAVARRPPGGTSPPNGGLPGPLAAAAAATPPGPPAAASPCLGPAAAAGTGLRRGAEGILAPQPPPPPQQPPPHQERPGAGAIGSARGQSTGKGPPQSPVFEGVYNNSRMLHFLTAVVGSTCDVKVKNGTTYEGIFKTLSSKFELAVDAVHRKASEPAGGPRREDIVDTMVFKPSDVMLVHFRNVDFNYATKDKFTDSAIAMNSKVNGEHKEKVLQRWEGGDSNSDDYDLESDMSNGWDPNEMFKFNEENYGVKTTYDSSLSSYTVPLEKDNSEEFRQRELRAAQLAREIESSPQYRLRIAMENDDGRTEEEKHSAVQRQSSGRESPSLASREGKYIPLPQRVREGPRGGVRCSSSRGGRPGLSALPPRGPHHLDNSSPGPGSEARGINGGPSRMSPKAQRPLRGAKTLSSPSSRPSGEASVPSPPAALPFLPVGRMYPPRSPKSAAPAPISASCPEPPIGSAVATSSASIPVTSSVADGGVGSISPASPKISLAPTDVKELSAKEPGRTLEPQELARITGKVPGLQNEQKRFQLEELRKFGAQFKLQPSSSPETSLDPFPPRILKEEAKGKEKEVDGLLTSEPLASPVSSKTESVSDKEDKTPLVPAGGTEGPEQPPPPCPSQTGSPPVGLIKGDDKDEGPVAEQVKKSTLNPNAKEFNPTKPLLSVNKSTSTPTSPGPRTHSTPSIPVLTGQSGLYSPQYISYIPQIHMGPAVQAPQMYPYPVSNSVPGQQGKYRGAKGSLPPQRSDQHQPASAPPMMQAAAAAGPPLVAATPYSSYIPYNPQQFPGQPAMMQPMAHYPSQQPVFAPMLQSNPRMLTSGSHPQAIVSSSTPQYPSAEQPTPQALYATVHQSYPHHATQLHAHQPQPATTPTGSQPQSQHAAPSPVQHQAGQAPHLGSGQPQQNLYHPGALTGTPPSLPPGPSAQSPQSSFPQPAAVYAIHPHQQLPHGFTNMAHVTQAHVQTGITAAPPPHPGAPHPPQVMLLHPPQSHGGPPQGAVPQSGVPALSASTPSPYPYIGHPQGEQPGQAPGFPGGADDRILQSHPSQQLPFHPPGN; from the exons gggacagagcacaggaaagggaCCCCCACAGTCACCT GTGTTTGAAGGTGTCTATAACAATTCCAGAATGCTGCATTTCCTTACAGCTGTTGTG GGCTCCACTTGTGACGTAAAAGTGAAGAATGGCACCACCTACGAGGGTATCTTCAAGACACTGAGCTCAAAG TTTGAACTCGCCGTAGATGCTGTGCACCGGAAAGCGTCTGAGCCAGCAGGCGGCCCCCGTCGGGAAGATATTGTGGACACCATGGTGTTTAAGCCAAGTGATGTCATGCTCGTCCACTTCCGAAATGTCGACTTCAATTACGCTACTAAAG ACAAGTTCACCGATTCAGCCATTGCCATGAACTCGAAGGTGAACGGGGAACACAAAGAGAAGGTGCTTCAGCGCTGGGAGGGGGGCGACAGCAACAGCGACGACTACGACCTGGAGTCAGACATG TCCAATGGATGGGACCCCAATGAAATGTTCAAGTTCAATGAGGAGAACTACGGTGTGAAGACTACCTACGATAGTAGTCTCTCTTCTTACAC GGTGCCCTTAGAAAAGGACAACTCTGAAGAGTTCCGTCAGCGGGAGCTGCGCGCAGCCCAGCTGGCACGAGAGATTGAGTCCAGCCCCCAGTACCGCCTGCGGATCGCCATGGAGAATGACGATGGGCGCACCGAAGAGGAGAAGCACAGTGCGGTCCAACGGCAGAGTTCCGGGCGCGAGAGCCCCAGCTTGGCGTCCAG GGAAGGGAAGTACATCCCTCTGCCTCAGCGTGTTCGCGAGGGGCCTCGGGGAGGAGTGCGCTGCAGCAGCTCTCGGGGTGGCCGGCCCGGCCTGAGCGCTCTGCCGCCTCGTGGCCCTCACCATCTGGACAacagcagccctggcccaggctccGAGGCACGAGGCATCAACGGAG gcccTTCCCGCATGTCCCCTAAGGCACAGCGGCCCCTGCGAGGTGCCAAGACTCTGTCCTCGCCCAGCAGCAGGCCCTCTGGGGAAGCTTCTGTCCCATCTCCCCCTGCAG CTCTCCCTTTTCTTCCAGTGGGCCGGATGTACCCGCCACGCTCGCCCAAGTCTGCTGCACCTGCCCCAATCTCAGCTTCCTGTCCTGAGCCTCCCATCGGTTCGGCAGTGGCAACTTCTTCAGCCTCCATCCCTGTGACCTCATCCGTCGCAGATGGTGGCGTGGGTTCCATTTCCCCAGCTTCTCCAAAGATCTCACTGGCCCCTACAGATG TAAAAGAACTGTCCGCCAAGGAACCCGGCCGGACTCTGGAGCCCCAGGAACTGGCCCGGATAACTGGGAAAG TCCCTGGCCTTCAGAATGAACAGAAACGATTTCAGCTGGAAGAACTGAGGAAGTTTGGGGCCCAGTTCAAG cttcagcccagtaGCTCCCCTGAGACCAGCCTGGATCCTTTTCCTCCTCGGATCTTAAAGGAGGAAGccaaagggaaggaaaaggaggtCGATGGTCTGTTGACCTCAGAGCCCTTGGCATCCCCGGTCTCCTCTAAGACAGAGTCCGTATCGGATAAAGAGGACAAAACACCCCTGGTACCAGCTGGAGGCACCGAGGGGCCAGAACAGCCCCCACCACCTTGTCCAAGCCAAACTGGCAGCCCCCCAGTGGGCCTCATCAAGGGAGATGACAAGGATGAGGGCCCTGTTGCTGA ACAAGTAAAGAAATCAACGTTGAACCCTAATGCCAAGGAATTCAATCCTACAAAGCCTCTGCTATCTGTG AACAAATCCACCAGTACCCCAACTTCTCCAGGGCCCCGGACTCACTCAACTCCCTCCATCCCGGTGCTGACAGGCCAGAGCGGGCTCTACAGCCCCCAGTATATCTCCTACATACCTCAGATTCACATGGGACCAGCTGTGCAG GCGCCCCAGATGTATCCATATCCTGTATCCAATTCAGTGCCTGGGCAGCAGGGCAAGTaccggggagcaaaag GCTCTCTGCCCCCCCAGCGCTCGGACCAGCACCAGCCAGCCTCAGCCCCGCCCATGATGcaggctgccgccgccgccggcccacCCCTGGTGGCTGCCACACCATATTCTTCCTACATCCCCTACAACCCCCAGCAGTTCCCAGGCCAGCCTGCTATGATGCAACCCATGGCCCACTACCCCTCACAG CAGCCCGTGTTTGCCCCCATGCTTCAAAGCAATCCACGCATGCTGACGTCGGGCAGCCACCCCCAGGCCATTGTGTCATCCTCCACCCCTCAGTACCCTTCTGCAGAGCAGCCCACCCCCCAAGCCCTTTATG CCACTGTTCACCAGTCCTATCCGCACCATGCCACGCAGCTCCACGCCCACCAGCCGCAGCCGGCAACCACGCCTACTGGGAGCCAGCCGCAGTCTCAGCATGCGGCCCCCAGTCCTGTCCAG CATCAGGCGGGGCAGGCCCCACACCTGGGCAGTGGACAGCCACAGCAGAATCTGTACCACCCAGGGGCCCTGACAGGCACGCCGCCCTCTCTGCCACCGGGACCTTCTGCCCAGTCCCCTCAGAGCAGCTTCCCCCAGCCAGCCGCTGTGTATGCCATCCACCCCCACCAGCAGCTGCCCCACGGCTTCACCAACATGGCCCATGTTACCCAG GCCCATGTCCAAACTGGAATCacagcagccccgccccctcaccctGGGGCTCCCCACCCGCCCCAGGTGATGCTGCTGCACCCACCCCAGAGCCATGGGGGGCCCCCCCAAGGCGCGGTGCCCCAGAGTGGGGTGCCTGCACTCTCAGCTTCCACACCCTCACCCTACCCCTACATCGGACACCCCCAAGGTGAGCAGCCTGGCCAGGCGCCTGGATTTCCAGGAGGAGCCGATGACAGGATTC TTCAATCTCATccctcccagcagctccccttccaccCCCCGGGGAACTGA